Below is a window of Rhizobium jaguaris DNA.
ACATCTTCGGCAACAATGCCGCGCTGACATTCGCCGACAGCCAGGGTCATTTCGAACTGAACGTCTACAATCCGATGATGGCTTATAACTTCCTGCAGTCGGTCCAATTGCTGGGCGACGCCGCCGTCTCCTTCACCGACAATTGTGTCGTCGGCATCGAAGCGCGCGAGGACAATATCAAGGCTGGCCTGGAGCGTTCACTGATGCTGGTGACGGCGCTGGCGCCGAAGATAGGCTACGACAACGCCGCCAAAATCGCCAAGACGGCGCATAAGAACGGTACGACGTTGAAGGAAGAGGCTTTGGCGAGTGGGCTGGTTTCGGCGGAAGATTATGACGCGATCGTCCGGCCGGAGACGATGATCGGGCCAAAGTGAATTCTGCGAAGTTTGAAGACGCTTCCGGTGTTTTTGCCGGAAGCGCGCCCTCTGCGATGATTAATGCACCGACGCGGTGATCGGCCTGTAGTGGACAGGTGTGCCGTCGCCCGGCTGTTCCGGGATCATGTCAGCGGGGGTCAGGACATCGGCCGGGTTGATCGACGCCATGATTTCCTTGTGAAAGGCATGCTGCAAATAGCCGTTGTGAGTGAGCGCCAGCATGCTTACCCCGACAACCGCGGCGGCAACCGCCAGCGGTGAAATGTGGTGGTGATGATTGTGGGAGATATCCATGATCTCGACCCTTATTTCAGGCCTGTTCAGGCACTTCGCCCGGCCCTTTCACACAAAATGTGCTCCTTGCTGACCGTTCTCTCAAGAGCGCGATTTGAGCACCAATTGTCTACGGGACATTGACAATCACATCTTCCGAAATTCAGTTGCGGCATCCAGCCAATTGCATTTGGACCTTGCCGGATTTAGACCGTTCGCAAACGTCTCTTCCGCCACATCACGGCATTGAAAGGTCCCCCGCATGGCTGATGATCTCTTTCCCCTCGGCGACGACGCCACCCCCTACCGCAAAATTTCCGGCGACTATGTCTCCGTCGATACGTTCAAGGGTCAGGACATCCTGACAGTCGATCCCGAGGGTATCCGACTGCTTGCCGAAACGGCCTTCGCCGATATCAACCACCTGCTTCGCCCTGGTCACCTGCAGCAGCTTGCTTCCATCCTCGAAGACCCCGAAGCGACCGATAACGACCGCTTCGTCGCCTACGACCTGCTGAAGAACGCCAATATCGCCGCAGGCGGTGTGCTACCCATGTGCCAGGACACCGGCACCGCGATCATCATGGGGAAAAAAGGCCGTCGCGTCTGGACCGAAGGCGGCGATAGCGCTGCTCTGGCGAAGGGCGTTCTCGACGCCTACGAGAAGAAGAACCTGCGCTATTCGCAGCTCGCGCCCATCAAGATGTTCGAGGAAAAGAATACCAAGAACAACCTTCCCGCCCAGATCGATATCTATGAGGAAGGTACCGATGCCTACGAATTCCTCTTCGTCGCCAAGGGCGGCGGTTCGGCCAACAAGACGTTCCTCTATCAGGGCACGCCGTCGCTGCTCACCCACGACCGCATGTTGGATTTCCTCAAGGAGAAGATCCTGACGCTCGGCACGGCAGCCTGTCCTCCCTACCACCTGGCAATCGTCATCGGCGGCACTTCGGCCGAGATGAACCTCAAGACGGTCAAGCTCGCCTCGACAAAGTATCTGGACTGTCTTCCGACGGAGGGCTCCGAAAGCGGGCATGCCTTCCGGGATATCGAAATGGAAAAGGAAATCCATAAACTGACCCAGAGCCTCGGCGTCGGTGCGCAGTTCGGCGGTAAATATTTCTGCCATGATGTCCGCGTCATCCGCCTGCCCCGCCATGGCGCTTCACTGCCGATCGGCCTCGGCGTCTCCTGTTCCGCCGATCGTCAGGCCAAAGGCAAGATCACTCGCGACGGTATCTTCATCGAGCAGCTTGAAACCAATCCGTCGAAATATATGCCCGAAATCGACGAGGCCAAGCTTTCCGCATCGGTGGTCCGCGTCGACCTCAACCGGCCGATGGCCGACATCCTGGCGGAGCTGTCCCGGCATCCGGTCAAGACCCGGCTGTCGCTGACCGGCACCATCATCGTCGCCCGCGACCTGGCGCACGCGAAAATCCGCGAGCGCCTGGAAAAAGGTCAGGACATGCCGGACTACCTGAAAAACCACCCCGTCTACTATGCCGGCCCAGCCAAAACGCCGGCGGGCTACGCCTCCGGTTCATTCGGCCCGACGACGGCCGGACGCATGGACAGCTATGTCGACCAGTTCCAGTCCTTCGGCGGCTCGATGGTGATGCTCGCCAAGGGCAACCGCTCGCGCGCCGTGCGCGAAGCCTGCAAGGCACATGGCGGCTTCTATCTAGGCTCGATCGGCGGCCCGGCCGCGCGCCTCGCTCAGGACTGCATCAAAAAGGTTGAGGTGCTGGAATATCCGGAACTCGGCATGGAAGCGGTCTGGAAAATCGAGGTCGAAGACTTCCCCGCCTTCATCGTCATTGACAATAAGGGCAACGACTTCTTCCAGGAGCTCAATCTCGGCTGAACTTCGTCACCGGAACAGACAAAAGGAAGGCGCCGTCCCGGCGCCTTTTCTGTAAGTGTCTCTATATTATAATGAAATTAATTCTCAGACCAACTTACATATAAGATTTTAGGTTCATTGCCTTAATCTTTTTCAAAGGATCTTAGGCTAACTACAAATAGTGCTTTTACTAAATCATTTTATGGAGTTCGCCGATGAGTACGGTAGTTGCGCCCAAGGCGCAAGTTCCCGACGTGGCAGGACAGATTACCTATGCCATGCGATCCATGGGGGTCGCCCCGATTCCGCGCAATTATGAACTTTTCTACGAAGCCTATATTGGTTCTAACCCCGCCCTGACGCGCGAACTTGCCGCACTCGGCAGCAATGCTACGCAAGAGGAACTGGACGCACTCGGTGCTCAGCATTTCGCCCACCATGCAGGCCGCGTTTTCGATGACGCCCACGCCCGCCTGATCACTGAACTCGACGGCGTGCTGCGCACGCTGCGGCAGGAACAAACCTCGCTGGAAAGCTACAACCGGCTGCTCGGCGAAACCTGTGAACGCATCACGTCCAAGAACAACAACAGCGCCGATCTGCTGCGCAGCGCCATCGACTTCCTGGCGGAAGCAACCGGCGACACCATGGCGCACGGTGAAAAAACCGTGGAGAACGTCACCCAGCGCAGCCAGGAAATGGACCAGGTGCGCAAGGAACTGGACGAATACAAGCGCATCGCCAATACCGACTCTCTGACGCGGCTCTCCAATCGCCGCGCCTTCGATGATCGCCTGGCCGCTATCTTCGACAATCAGATGGCCCGCCCAGTGACGGCGCTGGTGCTAGCCGATATCGACCATTTCAAGAAGATCAACGACACATACGGCCATCCGGTCGGCGACAAGATCCTCGCCACCGTCGCCTCCCTCATCCGCGCCAATGTCCGCCGCGAGGCCTTCGTCGCTCGCACCGGCGGCGAGGAATTCGCGCTGATCCTAGAAGGCAATACGCAGGAGGAGGTCATGGCGATCTGCGAGCGCATCCGCCGTGCGCTGGAAGCAACACCGTTCAAGAACTCCCGCACCAAGGTCAATTACGGGCCGATCACTATCTCTCTCGGCATCTGCATGGCCTCGGAAGCTGCAGATCCCGGTGAACTCTACAGCAAGACCGACATCGCGCTCTATTGTGCCAAGAATGCCGGCCGCAACTGCAGCTATGCCTACCAGGACGGCATGCAAAAAGATTTCACCAAGAGCTGGCTGATCTACAAAAGCTAAAACCAGAGCGAATGCCAATCCGCCGGCGCGGCCTTCCTTAGGCGCGCCGGCGGATTTTTGTCACCACATGGTCTTGGCCGCTCGCGCCGGCCATTCGCGGTCATAGGTCTCCTGATCGAAATCGCCCTTCGCCGCCTTCAGCAGCATGCCGGGCGTCGGCAGGCTTGCCGGATCGACCAATGTCTCCGCCTTCCAGAGTTCGGCACGCATCACCGCCCGCGCGCATTGAAAATAGACCTCGTCGATGGTGATCACCACGACACTGCGCGGATGCTTGCCCTCCATCTCGAAACTCGCCAGCAGGCTTTCCTCGATGGAGACGACCGCACGGCCATTGAGGCGCATGGTGGTGTTCGAGCCCGGGATCAGGAACATCAGCGCAATGCGGGGATCCCTGACGATATTGGCCAGCGAATCGACGCGATTGTTGCCGCGCCAATCGGGAAGCAGCAGCGTCTTGTCGTCTTGTACGCGCACCACGCCGCCGATATCGCCGCGCGGTGAGCAATCCAGGCCTTCCGGGCCGACCGTCGCTAGCGCCATGAAGGGCGATGCCTCGATCATCTGGCGATAGAGCGGGGTCAGCATATTTGTCACCTTGGCAATCGATGCCTCGCCGGCGCCCCCGTAAAGTTCATTCAATTCTTCAACAGAAGTGATGATCCGCATGCTGCCTCACGTCTTTTTGATCCAGATACTGCCGGGTTAGACGCAAGGCGTGACGTTGCTATGACACGCGCCGCGCCGGCGTCCGAAGAAACGATATCACCGTTTCACCGTCAGTTTCGAGCGCATTTTCTCGCCCCGCGGACGCCGGTGTTTCCGCCAGGAATTCGCCGATCGCCTCCAGCACGGGGGCGGCGCTGACGATGCGGCGATGGCCGAAGCCGTTCGCCCAGAGGAGGCGAACATGGTCGCCGGCGGCAGCATAGGTGCGGGCATGATCGGCGCTGACTTCCTTGTCGTCCTCGGCGTGAATGACAAGCACTGGCTTGGCGAGGTCGCGAACGCCACGCCCGGCATTGTAGTCCTCGAGTCTTCTACCGGTGACATGACCAACCTCCGCCTCAAGTACTGCCTGTGTCGCGGGATCAAGCTCCATCAGCCTGCCGAAATCGGCAAACAACCAAGCCATCGCACTCGGCGCACCGATCAACACCAGGCGGCCGGGCAGGACCGGCTCGATACCGGGCAGAAAACCAGCCGCGGCAATTGCGATGGAAGCGCCGCCGAACGAATGGCCGACGGTGGCATCGAATGCGCCGAATCGCTCCGCCGCGGCAGCTATCGCCGAAACGGCGAGGCGCACATTGAGAAAGCGCCCCAGCGAGCGGCCATGGCCCGGCAGATCGAGCGAGATTACCTCGGCACCGGCACTAGCGAGAAAGGCGGTGAGCTCGGACACATATTCACTGCTGGAGCCCCAGCCATGCACGACAAGAAAGCGCTTGCGCCGGCCCTTGGCGCCGCCGTTGAAGCGATATGCCATCGCCCGTCCGCCCTGAAAGGGCAGCATGACCTCCTCGGCGGAACTCAGACGCGCCCTGCCCTCCGCATACGCGGCCTCCGCCTTGGCGCCCCGAGGCCGCCGCGACGGTGTCAGACAGAAAAGTTTGAAGGCAGCCTTGCCGGCAAGTCGCGGCGAAATCCGGCTGAGACTGGACAAGCCCAGCCGGGTGACCTTAAGCGCAAAGGATGGCATAGTGGGAATCCAATAATGTTCAATCATGAACAATAAAGTACAACGATGAACAAAAATCAATCCCTGCCCTGGGACCATCCGCGTTTTCGCAGCTGGATCGCCGTTGCCCGCGCCTGCCAACTCATGCAACAGTCGCTCGGCCGGGCGCTCGTCCATCTCGACATCAAGCCGCCGCATCTCGACATTCTCGTCAATCTCTTCCGTTTCGAGGGCATTTCGCAGCAGGAGTTGGCCCGCAAGCTGCTGGTCGGTCGCTCCAACATGAGCATGCTGTTGCCGCAAATGGAAAAACGCGGTCTGATCGAACGCCGGGGGGACAAGCACGACAAGCGTGTATTGCGGCTCTATTTGACCTTGGAAGGCCGGCGCGTGACGGAAGAGGCCATGGCCATTCAGACCGATCTCATCGACCGTATGCTCTCTGACGCACCACTCGATGAATGTGACATCATGACGGCGCATATGGAACGCATCGTCAGCCTGTTGCTGCGGGAAGAGCGTGAGCCTGCGGAAGCAGTCGGCGATCAGTGATTGCTCGGCGGCCGGGCCAACGGCACCGCACGGGTCAGCGAGGCGAACTCCCATATCGCCACGACGATAAGTACGGCCGTGGCAAGGATACCGAGCTGGTAGACATCGACCTGAGAGACCGCGAGAACCAGTAGTGCCAGCCCCGCAAGGCCCACAAAATGCGACAGCGGCGGCCGTCCTGTTGTCGCCCCTTTGAACCAGAGATTGCCAATGAGGAACACCGCCGGCCCGCCAAGGATCGCCGCGCCCGCACGCATGTCGGCTTGGTCATGCGGATGGGAGAATAGGAACTCATTGCCGACGACGCTCAGGATGATGCCGGCAAGAATCGGGATATGTGCATACGTGAAAGCCTGCCGCGCCAAACTGCCGGGTGTTTCGTCCTGTTCGATGCGATGGGCCGCACGTTCATGGCCGAACTGGAAATAGATCCACCACATGGCGACCGTACCAACGAAGACCGTAATGAATACCGTGACGATCAGCGGTGAAAGCGGCAGTTCGGCAAATATCTTGCCGGCCTGCAGGATCGACTCGCCAAGGCAGATGATGATGAAGAGCGCGCAGCGCTCGGCAAGATGCGCGCCGGAAACATCCCAATCCGACGTGCGCGACTTGCCAAGCCCGGGAACCGCGAAGCCGAAGGCAGGCGCGGCATATTCGATCGCCAGCGCGGCCAGCCATAGCGCCACGCGTGTCTCGCCTTCCATCAAGACGCCGGCGACCCAGAAGACGCCGGACAATATCAGCCAGCAAGTGATGCGAATGAAATTGCGATGATTGGCAGGGCTAACATCCTTGAGAGCATAGACTGTGAACAGCGAACGCCCAACCTGCATGAACACATAGGCGCCGGCAAAGAAAATGGCTTTCTCAGCAAACGCATCCGGAATCGATGCCGAGAGAACGAGTCCGGCAAACATCAGGACGAAGAGCATGATGCGCACCGGCATGCGGTCGGGATCGAGCCAGTTCGTTACCCAGGCAGTGAAAATCCAGACCCACCAGACGGCGAAAATCAGCATGCCGGCTTCGAGCGCGCCGAGAGGCGTGAAATGATCGCCGAGCGCATGCGAAAGCTGCGAGATCGAGAAGACGAAAACGAGGTCGAAAAACAATTCGACGAAAGACACCCTGCTTTCGCTTTTGCTGCCTTTGGCGCGCAGCCAGCTTCCCGGATCGCCACCTGCCATGCCTACCCCCTTACGCTAACGCTAATGCGGTTTGCCGGCCACGTCGCGGCTCAAGCCTTTTTCTTTCAGTTCAGCCTCATAGGCCGCGAAAAGCTCCGGGCCCTTTTCGCCGAGTTCACGTAGATAGGCCCAGGTGAAAATGCCGGTATCGTGCATGTCGTCAAAGCCGATGCGCACCGCGTAGTTGCCGGTCGGCGTCATCGACATGATCCCGACATTTCGTTTGCCCGGCACGGTGATCTTCTGCCCCGGTCCATGGCCCTGCACCTCGGCTGATGGCGAAAGGACGCGCAACATTTCCGCAGACAGGTCGAAGCTCGTGCCGTCGTTAAAGCTCACCACCAGACGATGGCGGTCCTTCGATACTCTCAATTCCGTGGGCCAGACGTCGCTCATCGATTTCCCTATGCGTTTCAATGCGTATCCGGAGAAGTAGGCCGCGACCCTTTCACGCGCAAGAGCATTCGAAAATGCATTTCCCTTGACGCAACAATCGCCTATGCACACATTAACATGACAACGGAGGTTTTCGTGAACAGCATTGTTGGCACGATAGACAACGGATCGCCGCTGGTGGCGGATGCATCACCGATGATCGACCCTTTCGGGCGGGCGGTCACCTATTTGCGCGTCTCCGTGACCGATCGCTGCGATTTCCGCTGCACCTATTGCATGGCGGAACATATGACGTTCCTGCCGAAGAAGGATCTGCTGACGCTGGAAGAGCTGAACCGGATCTGTTCCGCCTTCATTGCCAAAGGCGTCCGTAAGATTCGGCTGACCGGCGGCGAGCCGCTGGTGCGAAAGAACATCATGTTTCTGGTACGGGAACTCGGCAAGCGGGTTCAAAACGGCGACCTTGACGAGCTCACGCTGACCACCAATGGCTCGCAGCTCTCCCGTTATGCCGAAGAACTCTATGATTGCGGCGTGCGCCGCATCAACGTTTCGCTCGACACGCTCGATCCCGCTAAATTCCAGGCCATCACCCGCTGGGGCGATTTTTCCAAGGTGATGGAGGGTATCGACGCTGCGCAGAAGGCCGGTCTGAAGATCAAGCTCAATGCCGTCGCGCTCAAGGATTTCAACGAGGCGGAAATTCCCGAACTGCTGCGCTTCGCCCATGGCCGCGGCATGGATTTGACCGTCATCGAGACGATGCCGATGGGCGAGGTCGAGGAAGATCGCACCGATCGGTACCTGCCGCTCTCCAAGTTGCGCGCAGATCTCGAGCGGCAATTCACGCTCACCGACATCCCCTACAAGACCGGCGGCCCGGCCCGTTATGTCGAAGTCGCCGAAACCGGCGGCCGCCTCGGCTTCATCACGCCGCTCACCCATAATTTCTGCGAGAGCTGCAATCGTGTCCGTCTGACCTGTACAGGCACGCTTTATATGTGTCTCGGGCAGAACGACGCCGCCGACCTACGCACGGCGCTCCGGGCCAGCGAAGATGATACGCTTGTCTACGCCGCCATCGACGAGGCCATTACCCGCAAGCCGAAGGGTCATGATTTCATCATCGACCGCACCCATAACAGACCAGCTGTTGCTCGACATATGAGCGTCACGGGCGGCTGATTTCGGCCGATATCAAGACAAAAACGCCAGGCAACAAGCCCGGCGTTTCAATATTTTATCGTTATTGCCTAAAGTAACGCCTCAGGCGGCGCGATACCGGTCCACGCCATTGTCGTAGCCTTGGTATGTCTCGTCGCCATCGCCCGTGCGGAAACGGTCGATCTTATCGGAGAGCATGTCGACGCGTTGGCGCAGACCATGGATTTCGGCGTTGTTTTCTTCGACCATCGCCGCATTCCTTTGCGTAATCAGCTCGACTTCACCGACGGCCCGCGTCACCTCTTCGATACCAGTCGACTGCTCGGCGGTTGCGGCGGAAATATCGGCAACGAGCTTGTGGACACCGGTCACGTGCCCGATAATCTCGGTCAGCGCCGCTCCGGTCTGCTCGACCAGATAGACACCGTTCTGCACCTGCGCTGAGCTTGCTGAAATCAGGCCCTTGATCTCCTTTGCCGCATTGGCGCAGCGCTGCGCCAGTTCGCGTACCTCCTGCGCAACGACGGCAAAGCCACGACCGGCCTCCCCGGCTCGGGCCGCTTCGACGCCGGCATTCAGCGCCAGCAAGTTGGTCTGGAAGGCGATCTCGTCGATAACGCCGATGATGGTGGCGATCTTTTCCGACGAGCGGTTGATTTCACTCATGGCGCCGACAGCCTTGGCCACGACTTCGCCGGATTGGGTCGCATAGGCCTGGGTCTCGTTGACCGAGACAGCCGTCTGCTTGGCACGATCGGCGGTCGAACGCACAACATCGCTCAAGCGATGCAGCGCCCGTGAACTTTCCTCGAGGGCCGCCGCCTGCTGCTCCGTGCGGCGCGCCAGATCGTCGGCGGATGTGGCGAGATTGCCGGTACCGCCCTTGATCTCCTCGGCCGTGTGGCGGACATCCGTCAGGGTCTCGCGCAGGGCTTCGACAGCGTGATTGTAGGTGAATGCCATCTCGACGAAATCGGCGGAGAGGTCTTCGCGCATGCCCTCTTCCAGATTTCCGTCCGCAAGCTTGGAGAGAACATCTGCCAGCGCATTCAGTGCCTGCTTCTGCTCGGCTTCGATACGGGCGCGGTCAGCGGCACGCCGTGCAGCCTCCTCGGCCGACAAAGCGCGGGCACTCTCGGCCTCACGCTCCAGCCGGACGTTCTCCAAGGCAGCATCACGGAAGACGGTGACTGAGCGCACCATGTCGCCGATCTCGTCGCCGCGATTGCGGCCATCGATCGCCACTTCCAGATCGCCGCTTGCGAGCCGCGTCATGATCTCGGTAACCCGCTTCAGCGGACCGCGCAGCGTTTCCACCAGCATCAGGCCGCCGACAATGGCAAGCAACGTGCCGAGGATCATGGCAATGACAGAGACATTGGCGGA
It encodes the following:
- a CDS encoding fumarate hydratase, whose amino-acid sequence is MADDLFPLGDDATPYRKISGDYVSVDTFKGQDILTVDPEGIRLLAETAFADINHLLRPGHLQQLASILEDPEATDNDRFVAYDLLKNANIAAGGVLPMCQDTGTAIIMGKKGRRVWTEGGDSAALAKGVLDAYEKKNLRYSQLAPIKMFEEKNTKNNLPAQIDIYEEGTDAYEFLFVAKGGGSANKTFLYQGTPSLLTHDRMLDFLKEKILTLGTAACPPYHLAIVIGGTSAEMNLKTVKLASTKYLDCLPTEGSESGHAFRDIEMEKEIHKLTQSLGVGAQFGGKYFCHDVRVIRLPRHGASLPIGLGVSCSADRQAKGKITRDGIFIEQLETNPSKYMPEIDEAKLSASVVRVDLNRPMADILAELSRHPVKTRLSLTGTIIVARDLAHAKIRERLEKGQDMPDYLKNHPVYYAGPAKTPAGYASGSFGPTTAGRMDSYVDQFQSFGGSMVMLAKGNRSRAVREACKAHGGFYLGSIGGPAARLAQDCIKKVEVLEYPELGMEAVWKIEVEDFPAFIVIDNKGNDFFQELNLG
- a CDS encoding GGDEF domain-containing protein, which gives rise to MSTVVAPKAQVPDVAGQITYAMRSMGVAPIPRNYELFYEAYIGSNPALTRELAALGSNATQEELDALGAQHFAHHAGRVFDDAHARLITELDGVLRTLRQEQTSLESYNRLLGETCERITSKNNNSADLLRSAIDFLAEATGDTMAHGEKTVENVTQRSQEMDQVRKELDEYKRIANTDSLTRLSNRRAFDDRLAAIFDNQMARPVTALVLADIDHFKKINDTYGHPVGDKILATVASLIRANVRREAFVARTGGEEFALILEGNTQEEVMAICERIRRALEATPFKNSRTKVNYGPITISLGICMASEAADPGELYSKTDIALYCAKNAGRNCSYAYQDGMQKDFTKSWLIYKS
- a CDS encoding pyridoxamine 5'-phosphate oxidase family protein; protein product: MRIITSVEELNELYGGAGEASIAKVTNMLTPLYRQMIEASPFMALATVGPEGLDCSPRGDIGGVVRVQDDKTLLLPDWRGNNRVDSLANIVRDPRIALMFLIPGSNTTMRLNGRAVVSIEESLLASFEMEGKHPRSVVVITIDEVYFQCARAVMRAELWKAETLVDPASLPTPGMLLKAAKGDFDQETYDREWPARAAKTMW
- a CDS encoding alpha/beta hydrolase; this translates as MPSFALKVTRLGLSSLSRISPRLAGKAAFKLFCLTPSRRPRGAKAEAAYAEGRARLSSAEEVMLPFQGGRAMAYRFNGGAKGRRKRFLVVHGWGSSSEYVSELTAFLASAGAEVISLDLPGHGRSLGRFLNVRLAVSAIAAAAERFGAFDATVGHSFGGASIAIAAAGFLPGIEPVLPGRLVLIGAPSAMAWLFADFGRLMELDPATQAVLEAEVGHVTGRRLEDYNAGRGVRDLAKPVLVIHAEDDKEVSADHARTYAAAGDHVRLLWANGFGHRRIVSAAPVLEAIGEFLAETPASAGRENALETDGETVISFLRTPARRVS
- a CDS encoding MarR family winged helix-turn-helix transcriptional regulator produces the protein MNKNQSLPWDHPRFRSWIAVARACQLMQQSLGRALVHLDIKPPHLDILVNLFRFEGISQQELARKLLVGRSNMSMLLPQMEKRGLIERRGDKHDKRVLRLYLTLEGRRVTEEAMAIQTDLIDRMLSDAPLDECDIMTAHMERIVSLLLREEREPAEAVGDQ
- a CDS encoding low temperature requirement protein A codes for the protein MAGGDPGSWLRAKGSKSESRVSFVELFFDLVFVFSISQLSHALGDHFTPLGALEAGMLIFAVWWVWIFTAWVTNWLDPDRMPVRIMLFVLMFAGLVLSASIPDAFAEKAIFFAGAYVFMQVGRSLFTVYALKDVSPANHRNFIRITCWLILSGVFWVAGVLMEGETRVALWLAALAIEYAAPAFGFAVPGLGKSRTSDWDVSGAHLAERCALFIIICLGESILQAGKIFAELPLSPLIVTVFITVFVGTVAMWWIYFQFGHERAAHRIEQDETPGSLARQAFTYAHIPILAGIILSVVGNEFLFSHPHDQADMRAGAAILGGPAVFLIGNLWFKGATTGRPPLSHFVGLAGLALLVLAVSQVDVYQLGILATAVLIVVAIWEFASLTRAVPLARPPSNH
- a CDS encoding gamma-butyrobetaine hydroxylase-like domain-containing protein, with product MSDVWPTELRVSKDRHRLVVSFNDGTSFDLSAEMLRVLSPSAEVQGHGPGQKITVPGKRNVGIMSMTPTGNYAVRIGFDDMHDTGIFTWAYLRELGEKGPELFAAYEAELKEKGLSRDVAGKPH
- the moaA gene encoding GTP 3',8-cyclase MoaA; the encoded protein is MTTEVFVNSIVGTIDNGSPLVADASPMIDPFGRAVTYLRVSVTDRCDFRCTYCMAEHMTFLPKKDLLTLEELNRICSAFIAKGVRKIRLTGGEPLVRKNIMFLVRELGKRVQNGDLDELTLTTNGSQLSRYAEELYDCGVRRINVSLDTLDPAKFQAITRWGDFSKVMEGIDAAQKAGLKIKLNAVALKDFNEAEIPELLRFAHGRGMDLTVIETMPMGEVEEDRTDRYLPLSKLRADLERQFTLTDIPYKTGGPARYVEVAETGGRLGFITPLTHNFCESCNRVRLTCTGTLYMCLGQNDAADLRTALRASEDDTLVYAAIDEAITRKPKGHDFIIDRTHNRPAVARHMSVTGG
- a CDS encoding methyl-accepting chemotaxis protein produces the protein MFFIDRLLQSRRIVTKVLIFVVPLVVLIAGVGLVGYHTANILNGHMTVTRATIENISDFENLQAALQEFTTSPSEETRDALARKIDAQAAGVQRLSGLLSNDQRAKIAAVSDLAGKMHAQTTTLWNIKQKQDSDVDAIQKAVLAIEAGSKAAGKQIDIIRKDFSDKETFAKELLYDAAAYKGLSEKMSNLRIQVQMAADSDEEISDARTYTDAILKQVATSKALVSKRGAGLVNSAADAANKLDAVLKGSGTSDQKVEAMGPILQSFVKIEGDMTLQSAKNSDTAADRFVSLDKIIDGQKELLDHVDEALGITDRLTLHAARMENVRDAASRDAVIVDLKDLQGVGAKISALGQTNATMRDFAAHTQPLIDTLTKGSADLLQTAADWKKTRVDSNSLLADAMTSLRSFVAQAQEIGKEDSERSANVSVIAMILGTLLAIVGGLMLVETLRGPLKRVTEIMTRLASGDLEVAIDGRNRGDEIGDMVRSVTVFRDAALENVRLEREAESARALSAEEAARRAADRARIEAEQKQALNALADVLSKLADGNLEEGMREDLSADFVEMAFTYNHAVEALRETLTDVRHTAEEIKGGTGNLATSADDLARRTEQQAAALEESSRALHRLSDVVRSTADRAKQTAVSVNETQAYATQSGEVVAKAVGAMSEINRSSEKIATIIGVIDEIAFQTNLLALNAGVEAARAGEAGRGFAVVAQEVRELAQRCANAAKEIKGLISASSAQVQNGVYLVEQTGAALTEIIGHVTGVHKLVADISAATAEQSTGIEEVTRAVGEVELITQRNAAMVEENNAEIHGLRQRVDMLSDKIDRFRTGDGDETYQGYDNGVDRYRAA